One genomic region from Salipiger sp. CCB-MM3 encodes:
- a CDS encoding CsgG/HfaB family protein, whose translation MTMPALPRLARRLAIVAGLLATAGCSDMQSSYFETVDPTLVKVTHQNHALRALPAPTERINLAVYDFPDLTGQYKERDVVQSLSRAVTQGGSAMLIKALQDAGERHWFAVLDRSGLQDLVRERQIITEMRRQYRGETDIDPSALKPLLHAGILLQGGIVGYDSNVQTGGAGARYLGIGVDGQWQMDTVTVSLRAVSTDTGEVLASVMTQKSIASSAIRGSVFRYVMLDELLEVEAGMTANEPKQVAVQQAIEKAVYSLVIEGAELGLWDFRDRTAGAQLIARYRAEKYGDAMPATARFVLPPQTRNAAHIVQTRPQTRQVAQAPIVRELAPSPQDQSVAPPPPPQSGEVLG comes from the coding sequence ATGACCATGCCCGCCCTTCCCCGACTGGCCCGGAGGCTCGCGATCGTCGCGGGGCTTCTCGCGACCGCCGGTTGCTCGGACATGCAGAGCAGCTATTTCGAGACAGTTGATCCGACCCTCGTGAAGGTCACCCACCAGAATCACGCGCTGCGCGCGCTGCCGGCCCCGACCGAGCGCATCAACCTCGCGGTCTACGACTTCCCGGACCTGACCGGGCAGTACAAGGAAAGAGACGTGGTGCAATCGCTTTCGCGCGCCGTCACGCAGGGCGGTTCGGCCATGCTGATCAAGGCGCTTCAGGACGCGGGCGAGCGGCACTGGTTCGCCGTGCTCGACCGCTCGGGCCTGCAGGACCTCGTGCGCGAGCGCCAGATCATCACCGAGATGCGCCGGCAGTATCGCGGCGAGACCGACATTGACCCCTCGGCGCTCAAGCCGCTGCTGCACGCTGGCATTCTTCTTCAGGGTGGGATCGTCGGCTACGACAGCAACGTGCAGACCGGTGGAGCCGGCGCCCGCTACCTCGGCATCGGCGTCGATGGCCAGTGGCAGATGGACACGGTAACGGTAAGCCTCCGCGCGGTCTCGACCGACACCGGCGAAGTCCTCGCCTCGGTGATGACCCAGAAGAGCATCGCTTCCTCGGCGATCCGCGGCAGCGTATTCCGCTACGTGATGCTCGACGAATTGCTCGAGGTGGAAGCCGGGATGACCGCGAACGAGCCAAAGCAGGTGGCCGTGCAGCAGGCGATCGAGAAGGCCGTCTACTCTCTGGTCATCGAAGGCGCCGAGCTGGGTCTCTGGGACTTCCGCGACCGCACCGCTGGCGCGCAGTTGATTGCCCGCTACCGGGCCGAGAAATACGGCGACGCCATGCCGGCGACCGCCCGCTTCGTCCTGCCGCCGCAGACCCGTAACGCGGCCCATATCGTGCAGACCCGGCCGCAGACCCGGCAGGTCGCGCAGGCCCCGATCGTGCGCGAACTGGCGCCCTCGCCGCAGGACCAAAGCGTCGCGCCGCCACCGCCCCCGCAGTCGGGTGAGGTGCTAGGCTGA
- a CDS encoding SH3 domain-containing protein — translation MTKTPLLAALAFAALSATSAASQSAEQFVDAFSGAWYSFDAARAGGAEPCRIELEAGTDDLQRGHAAASAGCAAPLSDLARWDIENGQLHLMDDTGGLLALLGGNQVRVTGDVAGEAGTLILDRSEGAPEAAALSAALRRHRCIYRGYSQDCAPKEELQQPKMTEEDGAYANVEVLVQLNVRSQPRGDAGALGVLEPGICLKVNYCATASDGVWCRGRFGEQSGWVKKISLRQSEWPALTFANSCTNDEG, via the coding sequence ATGACCAAGACCCCGCTTCTCGCCGCGCTGGCGTTCGCCGCCCTGTCCGCAACCTCCGCCGCCAGCCAGTCCGCCGAGCAGTTCGTCGACGCCTTCTCCGGCGCCTGGTACAGCTTCGACGCCGCGCGCGCGGGAGGCGCCGAGCCCTGCCGCATCGAGCTGGAGGCCGGCACCGACGACCTGCAGCGCGGCCATGCCGCGGCGAGCGCCGGCTGCGCCGCGCCGCTCTCGGACCTCGCGCGCTGGGACATCGAGAATGGCCAGCTTCACCTGATGGACGACACCGGCGGGTTGCTCGCGCTGCTCGGCGGCAACCAGGTCCGCGTGACCGGCGATGTCGCCGGCGAGGCGGGGACGCTGATCCTCGACCGCTCCGAAGGGGCACCCGAGGCCGCCGCCCTGTCCGCCGCGCTGCGCAGGCACCGCTGCATCTACCGTGGCTACTCGCAGGACTGTGCCCCGAAAGAGGAGTTGCAGCAGCCTAAGATGACCGAGGAGGACGGGGCCTATGCGAATGTCGAAGTCCTAGTCCAACTCAATGTACGCAGTCAGCCGCGCGGCGACGCGGGCGCGCTCGGCGTGCTCGAGCCCGGCATCTGCCTCAAGGTGAACTACTGCGCCACCGCCTCTGACGGCGTCTGGTGCCGCGGCCGGTTCGGCGAACAGTCGGGGTGGGTAAAAAAGATCTCGCTGCGCCAGTCGGAATGGCCGGCGCTTACCTTCGCCAACAGTTGCACGAACGACGAAGGCTAA
- a CDS encoding curlin repeat-containing protein yields the protein MKIAYSISAALVTSLISPNAFAGSDNGASFLKKGATVSNTAHAATGRKVKDSGINAELDFGDGWSFWLDLNFDALPGSASLKLSQRIDSDLNSAFFASIGYGNIINAVQEGRQNAILGVAMGSGNIATITQQGAGNTVQFRQTGTGNSVVVSQIAW from the coding sequence ATGAAGATTGCATACAGCATTTCTGCAGCCCTGGTGACCTCGCTCATTTCACCAAATGCCTTCGCCGGCTCCGACAACGGTGCATCATTTCTGAAGAAAGGTGCGACAGTTTCGAATACCGCGCACGCCGCGACAGGGCGGAAAGTGAAAGATTCCGGGATTAACGCTGAACTCGACTTCGGAGATGGTTGGAGCTTCTGGCTTGATCTGAACTTTGACGCCCTGCCCGGGTCCGCATCGTTGAAGCTGTCGCAGAGGATCGACTCCGATCTCAATTCAGCCTTCTTCGCCTCGATCGGATACGGGAACATTATCAACGCTGTGCAGGAAGGCCGGCAGAACGCGATCCTCGGTGTCGCCATGGGGAGCGGCAACATTGCAACCATCACCCAGCAGGGTGCCGGAAATACCGTGCAGTTTCGTCAGACCGGCACCGGAAATAGCGTGGTCGTTTCCCAGATCGCGTGGTAG